In Mobula birostris isolate sMobBir1 chromosome 12, sMobBir1.hap1, whole genome shotgun sequence, one genomic interval encodes:
- the LOC140205950 gene encoding guanine nucleotide-binding protein G(I)/G(S)/G(O) subunit gamma-12-like: protein MASTNNIAQAARTVQQLKKESNIERIKVSKASADLVRYCEEHAKNDPLLNGIPTSENPFKDKKPCIIL from the exons ATGGCTAGCACCAACAACATAGCACAAGCAGCAAGGACAGTTCAGCAGCTTAAAAAAgagtcgaatattgaaaggataaAG GTATCAAAGGCTTCAGCAGATCTTGTGCGCTACTGTGAAGAACATGCCAAGAATGACCCTCTGCTTAATGGCATCCCAACTTCAGAAAATCCCTTCAAAGACAAGAAGCCTTGTATTATATTGTAG